In Aegilops tauschii subsp. strangulata cultivar AL8/78 chromosome 3, Aet v6.0, whole genome shotgun sequence, one genomic interval encodes:
- the LOC109740535 gene encoding E3 ubiquitin-protein ligase BRE1-like 2 isoform X4 — MAELEESRRKLVILQLQRHGGSLMNMSGPNAVNGAVSADKSSDRNMGWGDLKDAVEEAKTLAGDRLFELHETQEDNLILSKQLEDLQGQLKDDNYIFTSKPYTILSDQLHHLNAEIERYKGLVEVLQNDKNQFLQREKEMCAKGESVDNIKQSITAYEAKIEELEHQILKSMAEKNDLEIKVEESLQDSGKKDFKDEIHVMAAALSKEMEMMENQLNRSKDAASEALALREEAESLRTLLAKKISEQKEISDRYNTQVSEIKSLKELIETLEKENQELEFIVDMYGKECSESRTITEIKESENRARKQAEYLRTSLEEHSLELRVKAANEAETACQRRLCIAEAELEELRTDVDASERDVLELKEAIRIKEAEGDAYISEIETIGQAYEDMQTQNQHLLQQVADRDDFNIKLVSDSVKTKQASASLLSEKHLLQKQLHQVNSSLESSKQKLCRGEEQMKAYVAQAIKASSENRHHAITIEKTLLEVSEAEKELKWLRSAVGSSEKEYEQNQKKIAELRTELERERSEKRKLEEEYEEVKNEVTELTSENEEATIQKLQDEIKECKAILKCGVCFDRPKEVVITKCFHLFCSTCIQRNLELRHRKCPGCGTPFGQNDVREVKI; from the exons ATGGCGGAGCTTGAGGAAAGTCGACGGAAGTTGGTTATTCTCCAGTTGCAGAGGCATGGAGGTTCACTAATGAACATGTCTGGTCCAAACGCTGTGAATGGTGCTGTTTCGGCTGATAAATCTTCAGACAGAAACATGGGCTGGGGAGATCTCAAAGATGCTGTTGAAGAAGCTAAG ACCCTTGCAGGAGACCGCCTGTTTGAACTCCATGAGACTCAAGAGGATAATCTAATACTGTCTAAGCAGTTAGAAGATCTGCAG GGTCAATTAAAAGACGATAACTATATTTTCACATCAAAACCATATACAATTCTTAGCGATCAGTTACATCATCTGAATGCTGAGATAGAACGATACAAGGGTTTGGTTGAAGTATTGCAG AATGATAAGAACCAGTTCTTGCAAAGGGAGAAAGAAATGTGTGCAAAAGGAGAATCCGTCGACAATATTAAACAATCCATTACTGCTTATGAGGCCAAAATCGAAGAACTGGAACATCAGATTCTAAAATCCATGGCTGAGAAGAATGATCTTGAGATCAAAGTTGAGGAATCATTGCAGGATTCAG GTAAAAAAGACTTCAAGGATGAGATTCATGTCATGGCTGCAGCACTCTCCAAAGAGATGGAAATGATGGAGAACCAATTGAATAGATCAAAGGATGCGGCTTCTGAAGCACTTGCATTACGTGAAGAAGCTGAATCGTTGAGAACTTTGTTAGCTAAGAAG ATCAGTGAACAGAAGGAAATATCTGATAGATACAACACACAAGTCTCTGAGATCAAGTCCCTCAAAGAATTG ATTGAGACGTTGGAAAAGGAAAATCAGGAGTTGGAATTTATTGTGGATATGTATGGGAAAGAATGTTCTGAGTCGAG GACAATTACAGAGATCAAGGAATCAGAAAATCGAGCTCGCAAGCAGGCTGAATATTTGAGAACTAGTCTAGAAGAGCATAGTCTTGAGCTTCGTGTAAAAGCAGCAAATGAAGCCGAAACTGCATGCCAGCGAAGGCTTTGCATTGCTGAAGCAGAACTGGAAGAGTTAAGGACCGATGTAGATGCATCTGAAAG AGATGTTCTGGAACTCAAGGAGGCAATAAGAATTAAAGAAGCAGAAGGAGATGCTTATATCTCTGAAATTGAG ACAATTGGTCAAGCATATGAAGACATGCAGACACAAAACCAGCATCTTCTTCAACAGGTTGCCGACAGAGATGATTTTAACATAAAG CTAGTATCAGATAGTGTGAAGACAAAGCAAGCCTCTGCTTCCCTTCTCTCTGAAAAGCATTTGTTACAGAAGCAACTCCATCAGGTGAACAGTTCACTGGAGTCATCTAAACAAAAACTCTGCCGTGGTGAAGAGCAG ATGAAAGCCTATGTCGCACAAGCTATAAAAGCTTCTTCAGAGAACAGGCATCATGCAATTACCATTGAAAAGACTCTGCTGGAGGTATCTGAAGCAGAGAAGGAGCTCAAGTGGCTTCGGTCCGCCGTTGGATCCTCTGAGAAAGAATATGAGCAAAACCAGAAAAAAATAGCTGAGCTCAGAACGGAGCTGGAGCGTGAGAG AAGCGAGAAGAGAAAGCTCGAGGAAGAATACGAGGAGGTGAAGAATGAAGTCACGGAGCTGACCTCCGAGAACGAAGAGGCTACTATCCAGAAGCTCCAGGACGAGATAAAAGAATGCAAGGCTATTCTCAAGTGTGGCGTGTGCTTTGACCGACCCAAAGAG GTTGTGATCACCAAATGCTTCCACCTGTTCTGCTCAACATGCATCCAGAGGAACCTCGAGCTACGCCACCGGAAGTGCCCGGGCTGCGGCACCCCTTTCGGGCAAAATGACGTGCGAGAGGTGAAAATCTGA
- the LOC109740541 gene encoding uncharacterized protein: protein MVGTKLLALGCVVLVSIGLANAARVARYSSASGVGTGGGEGGGSQGGAGSGSGSGTGSGVSSSSGTHASGGGGGGGGGGSEYGGAGSGSGSGSGSGSSQYSQGSSYPYGGGYGGYTSAGGAGGGGGGGQASGYHGSSAYGAGSGTGSGSATATNNWYGQGNNAYAGGNGGGNGGGTNGGSGGGGGAGSGYGDAYP from the coding sequence ATGGTAGGCACAAAATTACTAGCTCTTGGTTGTGTTGTCCTGGTGAGCATTGGATTGGCCAATGCTGCAAGGGTGGCTCGGTACTCGAGTGCCTCTGGAGTAGggacgggaggaggagagggtggGGGGTCTCAGGGTGGTGCTGGCTCCGGTTCTGGGAGTGGAACTGGGTCGGGTGTGAGCTCTAGTAGTGGTACACATGCAAgcggtggaggaggtggtggaggtggcgGTGGTAGCGAATATGGTGGAGCGGGATCTGGTAGCGGGTCCGGCTCAGGCTCCGGTTCTAGTCAATATAGTCAAGGATCTTCCTATCCTTATGGTGGTGGCTATGGTGGATATACTAGTGCTGGTGGTgccggtggtggcggtggtggaggGCAAGCTAGTGGTTATCATGGATCTAGTGCATATGGGGCTGGTAGTGGCACTGGTTCTGGCTCAGCTACAGCTACTAACAATTGGTATGGACAAGGTAATAATGCATATGCTGGTGGAAACGGTGGTGGTAATGGCGGTGGAACAAATGGTGGGAGTGGTGGAGGCGGGGGTGCTGGATCTGGATATGGCGATGCCTACCCATAG
- the LOC120962011 gene encoding uncharacterized protein has product MSSQPATMAAAARAAATHLLPGLPDEVVVWEILVRLPPKAILRCRAWRLATSTRDFLLAHHARQPTTPLLYGYNCAGDVVESLDIIPLDNVAGVDELQYSARLGIRSVYGHGLLLQDSCDGLLLLHNGSLHWYVNSYITVFDTISESLRLMQCSIVIDCADLFEMGGMLGMFGLNYEGTSVEIWAMQDYKSEIWALKYRVELPVAEISLQCGKFDHRWEVVATSSWDGHVLVLVHFDDWLLQVGMEGQLVASFHRKGLRPTRLRLKQSLVSHAFFRTLEGYVVNNSPFIR; this is encoded by the coding sequence ATGAGCTCCCAGCCGGCGACCATGGCGGCGGCCGCACGAGCAGCAGCGACGCATCTCCTCCCTGGCCTCCCGGATGAGGTCGTGGTCTGGGAGATCCTCGTCCGCCTGCCCCCCAAAGCCATCCTCCGCTGCCGCGCCTGGCGCCTCGCCACCTCCACCCGCGACTTTCTCCTCGCCCACCACGCCCGCCAGCCCACCACCCCCCTCCTCTACGGCTACAACTGCGCCGGCGACGTCGTTGAGTCCCTAGACATCATTCCGTTGGACAACGTGGCAGGGGTCGACGAGCTCCAGTACAGCGCGCGACTTGGCATTCGCAGCGTTTACGGCCACGGCCTCCTGCTCCAGGACTCCTGCGATGGGCTCCTCCTCCTTCACAACGGTAGCCTGCATTGGTACGTAAACTCCTACATAACGGTATTTGACACCATTTCTGAGTCGCTCCGGTTGATGCAATGTTCGATTGTTATTGACTGCGCCGACCTGTTTGAGATGGGTGGCATGCTTGGCATGTTCGGTCTTAATTATGAAGGGACAAGCGTTGAAATCTGGGCGATGCAGGACTACAAATCCGAGATCTGGGCCTTAAAGTATCGGGTCGAATTGCCGGTTGCGGAGATCAGCTTGCAATGTGGAAAGTTTGACCATCGTTGGGAGGTGGTTGCCACGTCGTCTTGGGACGGTCATGTGCTCGTGCTGGTCCATTTTGATGATTGGCTACTTCAGGTTGGCATGGAAGGCCAGTTGGTTGCCAGTTTCCATCGCAAAGGCCTCCGTCCTACTCGACTTCGACTCAAACAAAGTCTAGTTTCACATGCTTTCTTTCGGACACTAGAGGGTTATGTTGTCAACAACTCGCCTTTCATCAGATGA
- the LOC109740535 gene encoding E3 ubiquitin-protein ligase BRE1-like 2 isoform X3 — protein sequence MHSQPTRIRVSARTRDAQGELEETMAELEESRRKLVILQLQRHGGSLMNMSGPNAVNGAVSADKSSDRNMGWGDLKDAVEEAKTLAGDRLFELHETQEDNLILSKQLEDLQGQLKDDNYIFTSKPYTILSDQLHHLNAEIERYKGLVEVLQNDKNQFLQREKEMCAKGESVDNIKQSITAYEAKIEELEHQILKSMAEKNDLEIKVEESLQDSGKKDFKDEIHVMAAALSKEMEMMENQLNRSKDAASEALALREEAESLRTLLAKKISEQKEISDRYNTQVSEIKSLKELIETLEKENQELEFIVDMYGKECSESRTITEIKESENRARKQAEYLRTSLEEHSLELRVKAANEAETACQRRLCIAEAELEELRTDVDASERDVLELKEAIRIKEAEGDAYISEIETIGQAYEDMQTQNQHLLQQVADRDDFNIKLVSDSVKTKQASASLLSEKHLLQKQLHQVNSSLESSKQKLCRGEEQMKAYVAQAIKASSENRHHAITIEKTLLEVSEAEKELKWLRSAVGSSEKEYEQNQKKIAELRTELERERSEKRKLEEEYEEVKNEVTELTSENEEATIQKLQDEIKECKAILKCGVCFDRPKEVVITKCFHLFCSTCIQRNLELRHRKCPGCGTPFGQNDVREVKI from the exons ATGCACAGCCAGCCCACCCGCATTCGAGTCTCGGCTCGCACGCGTGATGCTCAAG GAGAGCTAGAGGAAACCATGGCGGAGCTTGAGGAAAGTCGACGGAAGTTGGTTATTCTCCAGTTGCAGAGGCATGGAGGTTCACTAATGAACATGTCTGGTCCAAACGCTGTGAATGGTGCTGTTTCGGCTGATAAATCTTCAGACAGAAACATGGGCTGGGGAGATCTCAAAGATGCTGTTGAAGAAGCTAAG ACCCTTGCAGGAGACCGCCTGTTTGAACTCCATGAGACTCAAGAGGATAATCTAATACTGTCTAAGCAGTTAGAAGATCTGCAG GGTCAATTAAAAGACGATAACTATATTTTCACATCAAAACCATATACAATTCTTAGCGATCAGTTACATCATCTGAATGCTGAGATAGAACGATACAAGGGTTTGGTTGAAGTATTGCAG AATGATAAGAACCAGTTCTTGCAAAGGGAGAAAGAAATGTGTGCAAAAGGAGAATCCGTCGACAATATTAAACAATCCATTACTGCTTATGAGGCCAAAATCGAAGAACTGGAACATCAGATTCTAAAATCCATGGCTGAGAAGAATGATCTTGAGATCAAAGTTGAGGAATCATTGCAGGATTCAG GTAAAAAAGACTTCAAGGATGAGATTCATGTCATGGCTGCAGCACTCTCCAAAGAGATGGAAATGATGGAGAACCAATTGAATAGATCAAAGGATGCGGCTTCTGAAGCACTTGCATTACGTGAAGAAGCTGAATCGTTGAGAACTTTGTTAGCTAAGAAG ATCAGTGAACAGAAGGAAATATCTGATAGATACAACACACAAGTCTCTGAGATCAAGTCCCTCAAAGAATTG ATTGAGACGTTGGAAAAGGAAAATCAGGAGTTGGAATTTATTGTGGATATGTATGGGAAAGAATGTTCTGAGTCGAG GACAATTACAGAGATCAAGGAATCAGAAAATCGAGCTCGCAAGCAGGCTGAATATTTGAGAACTAGTCTAGAAGAGCATAGTCTTGAGCTTCGTGTAAAAGCAGCAAATGAAGCCGAAACTGCATGCCAGCGAAGGCTTTGCATTGCTGAAGCAGAACTGGAAGAGTTAAGGACCGATGTAGATGCATCTGAAAG AGATGTTCTGGAACTCAAGGAGGCAATAAGAATTAAAGAAGCAGAAGGAGATGCTTATATCTCTGAAATTGAG ACAATTGGTCAAGCATATGAAGACATGCAGACACAAAACCAGCATCTTCTTCAACAGGTTGCCGACAGAGATGATTTTAACATAAAG CTAGTATCAGATAGTGTGAAGACAAAGCAAGCCTCTGCTTCCCTTCTCTCTGAAAAGCATTTGTTACAGAAGCAACTCCATCAGGTGAACAGTTCACTGGAGTCATCTAAACAAAAACTCTGCCGTGGTGAAGAGCAG ATGAAAGCCTATGTCGCACAAGCTATAAAAGCTTCTTCAGAGAACAGGCATCATGCAATTACCATTGAAAAGACTCTGCTGGAGGTATCTGAAGCAGAGAAGGAGCTCAAGTGGCTTCGGTCCGCCGTTGGATCCTCTGAGAAAGAATATGAGCAAAACCAGAAAAAAATAGCTGAGCTCAGAACGGAGCTGGAGCGTGAGAG AAGCGAGAAGAGAAAGCTCGAGGAAGAATACGAGGAGGTGAAGAATGAAGTCACGGAGCTGACCTCCGAGAACGAAGAGGCTACTATCCAGAAGCTCCAGGACGAGATAAAAGAATGCAAGGCTATTCTCAAGTGTGGCGTGTGCTTTGACCGACCCAAAGAG GTTGTGATCACCAAATGCTTCCACCTGTTCTGCTCAACATGCATCCAGAGGAACCTCGAGCTACGCCACCGGAAGTGCCCGGGCTGCGGCACCCCTTTCGGGCAAAATGACGTGCGAGAGGTGAAAATCTGA